In Emcibacteraceae bacterium, a single window of DNA contains:
- a CDS encoding [protein-PII] uridylyltransferase, which translates to MTRIRKHRDIFNRKDQAEKLDALKEKFGPDQIRGPLLELMKNAYDSGFQHIRERADNGETGVNLANAQSFLTDEIVHMLYDVVTDYVYHLANPTKSERLCLAAFGGYGRQEMAPYSDIDLLFILPYKKTAWSEQVVEYMLYILWDMGFVVGHAVRTIDESIRLCHTDLTIKTALLEMRYIWGDRSLYEELSAKYERKIVKGNAPEFTEEKLQERDERHKRLGDTRYVVEPNLKEGKGGLRDLHTLFWIAKFIYKVNSLNEIVEKGVFSQDEYKEFQKAEDFLWAVRFQLHYFAGRPEERITFDVQKILAEKLGYTDRPNMSGVERFMKHFFLTAKTVGDLTRIFCAYLEEKHKRKPIRLSNFSFRSKSIEGFPIEGSRLSFKNVEEIEEDPVKMIEIFHVAQKYALDIHPRALRMMWQNLKLIKGRTRNNQKANEIFLEIMTFKDGPGFALRLMNEVGVLGRFVPDFGRVVAQMQYDMYHVYTVDEHTIRAIELLSQLERGLLADEHPLSNDIIHKVLSRRVLYLSVFLHDIAKGRKGDHSILGEEVAQKLCPRFGLTSAETETVAWLVRWHLLMTYSAFKRDLSDPKTIADFAGQVQSPERLRLLLVLTVVDIRAVGPKVWNGWKGQLLRDLYSRSAEYLLGGQVKYENSYHVDSIKAELKEALPEWSDKKFEKYTRRFYNTYWHAMPVEDLVRNALMIDLADKYNDNFTVNIHIDDFQDISELSIYTQDHPGLFARLTGAIALSGASIQDARIFTTKDGMALDSFRIQDAEGQVFKDKRKLEKLEQNIRDTLSGKLRPREVFDRRRIKKLRTDVFKVEPRVLIDNKASNTRTVIELNGRDRIGYLFDLSQVLFDLKISISSAHIATYGERAITVFFVRDIFGHKITNEKRLELIEEKLMNVLTVDN; encoded by the coding sequence ATGACACGCATTAGAAAACATCGCGATATTTTCAATCGCAAGGATCAGGCAGAAAAGCTTGACGCTTTAAAGGAAAAATTTGGACCGGATCAAATCCGGGGACCATTGCTGGAGCTTATGAAAAATGCCTATGACAGTGGGTTTCAGCATATCAGGGAGCGTGCAGATAATGGTGAAACAGGTGTAAATCTGGCTAATGCTCAAAGTTTTCTGACCGATGAAATAGTGCATATGCTTTATGATGTGGTTACGGATTATGTCTATCATCTGGCAAACCCGACAAAAAGTGAACGTTTATGCCTCGCCGCATTCGGAGGATATGGCAGGCAGGAAATGGCACCATATTCCGATATCGATCTCTTATTTATTCTTCCCTATAAAAAGACCGCCTGGAGCGAACAGGTGGTTGAATATATGCTTTATATTCTTTGGGATATGGGGTTTGTCGTAGGTCATGCCGTGAGGACCATTGATGAAAGTATCCGCCTTTGCCATACGGACCTCACCATTAAGACGGCACTTCTTGAAATGCGCTATATTTGGGGTGACAGGTCTTTATATGAAGAGCTTTCTGCCAAATATGAAAGAAAAATCGTAAAGGGAAATGCGCCGGAATTTACTGAAGAAAAACTTCAGGAACGTGACGAGCGTCATAAAAGACTTGGGGATACGCGCTATGTTGTTGAGCCAAATCTGAAAGAAGGCAAGGGTGGGCTTCGCGACCTACATACTTTATTCTGGATTGCCAAATTCATTTATAAGGTAAACAGCCTGAATGAAATTGTGGAAAAAGGCGTTTTTTCGCAGGACGAATATAAAGAATTCCAGAAGGCAGAAGATTTTCTCTGGGCTGTGCGTTTCCAACTGCATTATTTTGCGGGAAGGCCGGAAGAGCGCATCACATTTGATGTACAGAAAATACTTGCTGAAAAACTGGGTTATACTGACCGTCCCAATATGTCCGGGGTTGAACGGTTTATGAAACATTTTTTCCTTACAGCAAAAACAGTTGGGGACCTGACAAGAATTTTTTGTGCCTATCTGGAAGAGAAACACAAACGAAAACCAATCCGTCTTTCCAACTTTTCATTCAGATCGAAAAGCATTGAAGGATTTCCCATAGAAGGAAGCCGGTTAAGTTTTAAAAATGTAGAAGAGATTGAGGAAGATCCTGTCAAAATGATCGAGATTTTTCATGTTGCGCAAAAATATGCCCTTGATATTCACCCAAGGGCGCTCAGAATGATGTGGCAAAATCTCAAATTAATTAAAGGTCGCACCCGTAACAATCAAAAAGCAAATGAAATTTTTCTTGAAATAATGACATTTAAGGATGGCCCCGGTTTCGCATTGCGACTGATGAACGAGGTTGGTGTTCTTGGTCGATTTGTGCCAGATTTTGGTCGGGTTGTGGCGCAAATGCAGTATGACATGTATCATGTTTATACCGTTGATGAACATACGATCCGGGCAATTGAACTCCTTTCTCAGCTTGAGCGTGGATTGCTAGCGGATGAACATCCGCTGTCAAATGACATCATTCATAAAGTATTGTCGCGCCGTGTGCTTTATCTGTCAGTTTTCCTGCATGATATTGCAAAAGGAAGAAAAGGCGATCATTCCATACTGGGTGAGGAGGTTGCCCAGAAATTATGTCCGCGCTTTGGCCTGACATCGGCGGAGACTGAGACAGTTGCCTGGCTGGTCCGCTGGCATTTGCTGATGACCTATTCAGCATTTAAGCGTGATTTGAGTGATCCAAAAACGATTGCTGATTTTGCTGGTCAGGTGCAAAGTCCGGAAAGACTAAGACTGCTTCTGGTGCTTACCGTGGTAGATATCCGTGCCGTTGGACCAAAAGTCTGGAACGGATGGAAAGGGCAATTATTAAGGGATTTATATAGCCGTTCTGCCGAATATCTGTTGGGGGGTCAGGTAAAATATGAAAATAGTTACCATGTTGATAGTATAAAAGCGGAACTTAAGGAAGCTCTACCGGAATGGTCAGACAAGAAATTCGAAAAATACACCCGTCGTTTTTATAATACTTACTGGCATGCGATGCCGGTTGAAGATTTGGTGCGAAACGCACTAATGATTGATTTAGCGGATAAATATAATGATAATTTCACCGTTAATATTCATATTGACGATTTTCAGGATATTTCTGAATTAAGTATCTATACACAGGATCATCCGGGGCTATTTGCCCGACTGACCGGTGCAATTGCCTTAAGTGGTGCCTCTATTCAGGATGCGCGCATCTTTACAACCAAAGACGGTATGGCGCTCGACTCATTCAGAATACAGGATGCGGAAGGGCAGGTTTTTAAGGATAAAAGAAAACTTGAAAAACTTGAGCAGAATATAAGAGATACACTGTCTGGAAAACTTAGACCAAGAGAAGTTTTTGATCGACGGCGCATCAAAAAATTAAGAACGGATGTGTTCAAGGTTGAACCCAGAGTGCTTATTGATAATAAAGCCAGCAACACCAGGACCGTTATTGAACTAAATGGTCGGGACCGTATCGGCTATCTGTTTGATCTCAGTCAGGTTTTATTTGATTTGAAAATTTCTATCAGTTCAGCGCATATTGCGACATATGGAGAGCGGGCAATAACAGTGTTTTTCGTTCGGGATATTTTTGGACATAAAATCACCAACGAAAAAAGATTAGAGCTCATAGAAGAAAAACTGATGAATGTTCTGACGGTGGATAATTAG